One Pseudoalteromonas sp. UG3-2 DNA window includes the following coding sequences:
- the trmH gene encoding tRNA (guanosine(18)-2'-O)-methyltransferase TrmH: MAEKRFHRVKSVLDRRQTDLTVCLDEVHKHHNLSAIVRTADAVGCHHIHAVWPQEQRRLTNNTSGGSKNWVETHMHEHIDDAVATIREQNPGVQLLATNLSDSAVDFREIDYTRPTAIIVGQERLGISDRALEHADQHIVIPMQGMVQSLNVSVAAALILYEAQRQRDAAGLYQRTDMMDPVVKHKLLFEGCHPIIATRCRDKGLPYPALDEHGEIVADDTFWDILKFSQKK, translated from the coding sequence ATGGCAGAGAAACGATTCCATCGAGTAAAAAGCGTGTTAGATAGACGCCAAACCGATCTTACGGTGTGTTTGGACGAAGTACACAAACACCACAACTTATCGGCCATCGTGCGTACCGCAGATGCCGTTGGCTGTCATCACATTCATGCAGTATGGCCACAAGAGCAACGCCGCCTCACCAACAACACCTCGGGTGGCAGTAAAAACTGGGTCGAAACCCATATGCATGAGCATATTGATGACGCGGTAGCGACGATCCGCGAGCAAAATCCAGGGGTACAATTACTGGCGACCAACTTAAGCGACAGTGCCGTCGATTTTCGCGAGATTGATTATACTAGGCCTACCGCCATTATCGTTGGCCAAGAGCGCTTGGGAATTTCTGACCGAGCCCTTGAACATGCCGATCAGCACATTGTTATTCCGATGCAAGGCATGGTGCAGTCATTAAACGTGTCGGTGGCTGCAGCCCTTATTTTGTATGAAGCACAGCGCCAACGTGACGCTGCCGGTTTGTATCAGCGCACCGATATGATGGATCCTGTGGTAAAACATAAGTTGCTTTTTGAGGGCTGTCATCCAATTATAGCAACTCGTTGCCGCGACAAGGGATTGCCTTACCCGGCACTGGACGAGCACGGTGAGATTGTCGCCGACGACACATTTTGGGATATTCTAAAGTTTAGTCAAAAGAAATAA
- the asnA gene encoding aspartate--ammonia ligase, with amino-acid sequence MLSKYQESQKQIARVKQVFSSQLTEQLGLIEVQAPILARLGDGIQDNLSGHEQAVKVNVKTLPEAQFEVVHSLAKWKRKTLGDYGFAVGEGLYTHMKALRPDEDKLSPIHSVYVDQWDWEKVICADSERSLAKLKETVETLYRAIKKTEQVVADEFGLEPFLPDTITFVHTEALREMYPDFSAKQREKAIAQEYGAVFLIGIGGALGDGQIHDVRAPDYDDWSTPTCEQYQGLNGDILVWNPVLEDAFEISSMGIRVCPDSLARQLQLTDDQARLQLEWHQQLVAGELPQTIGGGIGQSRLVMLLLQKQHIGQVQVGVWPEEVRRSVDGLL; translated from the coding sequence ATGTTGAGCAAGTATCAAGAAAGCCAAAAGCAAATTGCCCGCGTTAAGCAGGTATTTTCCAGTCAGTTAACCGAACAGTTAGGATTAATTGAGGTGCAGGCTCCTATTTTAGCCCGCCTTGGTGATGGTATACAGGATAACCTCAGTGGTCATGAGCAAGCGGTAAAAGTAAACGTTAAAACCTTGCCGGAAGCACAATTTGAAGTGGTGCACTCTTTGGCAAAGTGGAAGCGTAAGACCCTAGGTGATTATGGCTTCGCCGTCGGAGAGGGGCTGTATACCCATATGAAAGCCTTGCGTCCAGACGAAGATAAGCTGTCGCCAATTCACTCGGTGTATGTGGATCAATGGGATTGGGAAAAGGTTATTTGCGCCGACTCAGAGCGCTCGCTTGCGAAATTAAAGGAGACGGTTGAAACCTTATACCGCGCGATTAAAAAAACCGAACAAGTGGTGGCAGACGAATTTGGTCTCGAACCGTTCTTGCCAGACACTATCACTTTTGTACACACTGAAGCGCTGCGTGAGATGTACCCTGATTTTAGCGCTAAGCAGCGCGAAAAAGCCATTGCACAAGAGTACGGTGCGGTGTTTTTAATTGGTATTGGTGGGGCGCTGGGAGATGGCCAAATTCATGATGTTCGCGCTCCAGACTACGATGATTGGTCAACGCCAACGTGTGAGCAATATCAAGGATTAAACGGCGATATTTTAGTTTGGAACCCAGTGCTTGAAGACGCCTTTGAAATTTCGTCGATGGGAATTCGCGTTTGCCCAGATTCCCTGGCACGACAATTACAGCTAACCGATGATCAAGCGCGGTTACAATTAGAATGGCACCAACAATTAGTGGCCGGTGAATTGCCGCAAACCATAGGCGGTGGTATCGGTCAGTCACGCCTAGTGATGTTGCTTTTGCAAAAGCAACACATTGGTCAGGTGCAAGTAGGAGTCTGGCCAGAAGAAGTTCGCCGCAGTGTAGACGGACTATTATAA
- the recG gene encoding ATP-dependent DNA helicase RecG has protein sequence MSTPNLATYPITDLKGVGPKAAERLAKLGIQSVQDMLFHLPLRYEDRARTYPICELQLHSHVSIEGEIERCEITQGKRRMLVCYINDGTGRIGLRFFNFNAAQKNAMQAGKVMRCFGEVRRGRYGFEMAHPEYSIKESRSAPTDPALATLTPVYPTTEGMKQLSIRAIADQAVELLRKYDVPDYLPPQYRPSQQSLKDALLLLHRPPHEVNLSQLELGQHPAQARLAFEELLAQNLSLLQLRQKGQAVKAVSLPPSHPLEAQFLATLPFAPTNAQSRVVAEVKGDLQHPYPMMRLVQGDVGSGKTLVAALSALTAIAEGYQVALMAPTEILSEQHGLNFVRWFQPLGIETVWLGGKTKGKERAQALERIASGQAQMVVGTHALFQEQVQFANLALIIIDEQHRFGVHQRLALREKGKFGDCYPHQLVMTATPIPRTLAMTAYADLETSIIDELPPGRTPITTVAVPDTRRSEVIEKVEHACSADKRQVYWVCTLIDESEALQCQAAEDTAKELAEALPELAIALVHGRMKAAEKQAIMDDFKQGKTDVLVATTVIEVGVDVPNASLIIIENPERLGLAQLHQLRGRVGRGDIASHCLLLYHAPLSATAQKRLGVLRESNDGFVIAERDLEIRGPGEVLGTKQTGLAELKIADLSRDKHLLPQVRSLAFTLLQQHGDIVEPIILRWMGDRSELARA, from the coding sequence ATGTCGACACCTAATTTGGCCACTTACCCCATTACCGATTTAAAAGGTGTGGGCCCAAAAGCCGCTGAGCGCCTTGCAAAGCTCGGTATTCAGTCGGTGCAAGACATGCTCTTTCACCTGCCGCTGCGATACGAAGACAGAGCCAGAACCTATCCTATCTGCGAGCTGCAACTGCACAGCCACGTGAGTATTGAAGGCGAAATAGAGCGCTGCGAGATAACCCAAGGTAAGCGGCGCATGCTGGTGTGCTATATCAATGATGGTACAGGTCGCATTGGCCTGCGCTTCTTTAACTTTAATGCCGCGCAAAAGAACGCCATGCAAGCAGGTAAAGTGATGCGCTGTTTTGGCGAGGTCCGCCGCGGTCGCTATGGTTTTGAAATGGCACACCCGGAATACAGCATCAAAGAGTCGCGTTCGGCGCCAACCGATCCGGCACTGGCAACGCTAACACCGGTGTACCCTACCACCGAAGGGATGAAACAGTTAAGTATTCGCGCCATTGCCGATCAGGCTGTGGAACTGTTGCGTAAATACGACGTTCCAGATTACTTGCCACCACAATATCGACCGTCACAACAGAGCCTAAAAGACGCGTTATTATTGCTGCATCGCCCACCCCATGAAGTCAATCTATCGCAACTGGAATTAGGCCAGCATCCGGCGCAAGCGCGGTTAGCGTTTGAAGAACTGCTGGCGCAAAACCTCAGCCTGCTACAGCTGAGGCAAAAAGGCCAAGCGGTAAAAGCGGTTTCCCTGCCGCCAAGCCACCCCTTAGAGGCACAGTTTTTAGCCACCTTGCCATTTGCGCCAACCAATGCCCAAAGCCGTGTGGTGGCCGAAGTAAAAGGCGATTTACAACATCCTTATCCGATGATGCGCTTGGTGCAAGGGGACGTAGGTTCAGGGAAAACCTTAGTGGCGGCATTAAGTGCTTTAACTGCGATTGCCGAGGGCTATCAAGTTGCCTTGATGGCCCCCACCGAAATTTTATCTGAGCAGCATGGCCTTAATTTTGTTCGCTGGTTTCAGCCTTTAGGTATTGAAACCGTGTGGCTGGGTGGTAAAACCAAGGGCAAAGAGCGTGCCCAAGCACTGGAGCGCATCGCATCAGGGCAAGCGCAAATGGTGGTGGGTACTCATGCCTTGTTTCAAGAGCAAGTGCAGTTTGCCAATCTGGCACTGATCATTATTGATGAACAACACCGTTTTGGTGTCCATCAACGTTTAGCACTGAGAGAAAAAGGTAAGTTTGGCGACTGCTATCCTCACCAACTGGTGATGACTGCCACCCCTATTCCCAGAACCCTAGCGATGACGGCTTATGCCGATTTAGAAACCTCCATTATTGATGAGCTGCCTCCGGGGCGTACGCCTATTACCACCGTGGCGGTGCCCGATACCCGTCGTAGCGAGGTAATAGAAAAAGTAGAGCACGCCTGCAGCGCGGATAAGCGTCAGGTTTATTGGGTATGCACCTTAATTGATGAATCTGAGGCATTACAGTGTCAGGCTGCGGAAGATACCGCAAAAGAGCTCGCCGAGGCGCTGCCAGAGCTGGCAATTGCGCTGGTGCATGGGCGCATGAAAGCCGCCGAGAAACAAGCTATTATGGACGACTTTAAACAAGGCAAAACCGATGTGTTAGTGGCCACGACGGTCATCGAAGTGGGCGTTGACGTACCTAATGCCAGCTTAATCATTATTGAAAATCCAGAGCGCCTTGGCTTGGCGCAGCTTCACCAATTGCGTGGCCGCGTCGGTCGTGGTGATATCGCATCGCACTGCTTGCTGCTGTATCATGCGCCGCTCTCGGCTACGGCACAAAAGCGCTTAGGGGTACTTAGAGAAAGTAATGACGGCTTTGTGATTGCCGAGCGCGACTTAGAGATCCGCGGCCCAGGTGAAGTGCTTGGCACCAAACAAACCGGGTTGGCGGAGCTGAAAATTGCCGATTTAAGTCGCGATAAACATTTATTACCACAAGTAAGAAGCCTCGCATTCACCTTGCTTCAGCAACACGGTGATATTGTTGAGCCCATCATTTTACGCTGGATGGGCGACCGTAGCGAGCTGGCCAGAGCCTAA
- a CDS encoding efflux RND transporter periplasmic adaptor subunit: protein MNIKRWLSASFIIIIVIAALGLIKFKQIQAAIAFGESFPEPSAAVKSTYVTTTEHQQSVKVVGQLQARQTLTISNEYPGSITYVGFAPGEQVSANQVLIKLDTSIDEADLQAAKARVKLAKSTYQRFKKLLAEKRISPDEVDRAAAEVAVNQAQVQRLSALIEKKTIRAPFAGQTGLDQYQSGQLLDANSAITTLVGNDDAIWVDFQVPQTLPQPQLGDKVSVKVAGSNSSVDAQVIAKNAALDMGSRQQGYRALLANPAAKYSHNQMAAVFVPTKTVKAAVVPSNAITRNHFGEFVYRLEKDQQQNWRAKPVKVTLGEKVADQQLVLSGLSGGEFIATEGAFKLQEDLLVYTEQTAAAGQQSEAQ, encoded by the coding sequence ATGAACATCAAGCGTTGGCTTAGTGCCAGTTTTATCATCATCATCGTCATTGCTGCACTGGGTTTGATAAAATTTAAACAAATACAAGCGGCGATTGCCTTTGGAGAATCTTTTCCCGAGCCATCCGCGGCGGTAAAAAGCACGTATGTGACCACCACAGAGCATCAACAATCGGTCAAAGTGGTGGGTCAGCTTCAGGCTCGCCAAACGCTCACCATTAGTAATGAATACCCAGGTTCCATCACCTACGTAGGATTTGCCCCAGGTGAGCAAGTAAGCGCCAATCAGGTGCTAATTAAACTCGACACCAGCATTGACGAAGCGGACTTGCAAGCAGCAAAAGCCCGAGTGAAGCTAGCCAAGTCCACCTACCAGCGCTTTAAAAAGCTATTGGCTGAGAAGCGCATTAGCCCAGATGAAGTTGACCGTGCAGCGGCAGAGGTCGCCGTTAATCAAGCGCAAGTACAAAGGCTTTCGGCACTCATAGAAAAAAAGACCATTCGCGCTCCGTTTGCCGGGCAAACCGGTCTCGACCAATATCAATCAGGTCAATTGCTTGATGCCAACAGTGCCATTACCACCTTGGTGGGCAATGACGACGCCATTTGGGTGGATTTTCAAGTACCACAAACCCTGCCACAGCCACAGCTGGGTGATAAGGTGAGCGTTAAAGTCGCAGGCAGCAACAGCTCTGTGGATGCCCAAGTCATTGCTAAAAATGCCGCGTTAGATATGGGCTCACGACAGCAAGGTTACCGCGCGCTACTGGCCAACCCAGCGGCAAAGTACAGCCATAACCAAATGGCTGCGGTATTCGTCCCGACCAAAACGGTGAAGGCCGCGGTGGTACCAAGTAACGCCATTACCCGAAATCACTTTGGTGAATTTGTTTACCGCTTAGAAAAAGACCAACAACAAAATTGGCGGGCGAAACCGGTAAAGGTCACCCTAGGTGAAAAAGTGGCGGATCAGCAGCTGGTGTTATCGGGTTTATCTGGGGGCGAATTTATCGCCACCGAAGGCGCCTTTAAACTGCAAGAAGATTTATTAGTTTATACCGAGCAAACCGCAGCAGCAGGACAGCAAAGCGAGGCGCAATAA
- a CDS encoding TetR/AcrR family transcriptional regulator, with the protein MAPAPKYDQQTQQRMILSAAEQCINDSSVTDFTMAKVAVCAGLSMGSVYKFVQSKEDLVLALACESFGHASSIYEQVLSLPLHTPERVLAVCLVAPEKMQRFAFDYDLQSLSTNEAVIRRASPFWTEKVINTCGRCEELFKQTLLQSVDAKELLDVPNLDEIIEEIMISGWALNVGHDQVQRIQQTKQITQGNASLQAPLAINHPIIRSAVRLLNSYPWRYPITDESLTRIEGELEKLELR; encoded by the coding sequence ATGGCACCAGCACCTAAATACGATCAGCAAACTCAGCAGCGCATGATCCTCTCAGCTGCAGAGCAATGCATTAATGACTCCTCTGTGACCGACTTTACCATGGCCAAGGTGGCGGTCTGCGCCGGGTTATCTATGGGCTCGGTATATAAGTTTGTGCAATCAAAAGAAGACCTTGTATTGGCACTGGCCTGCGAGTCCTTTGGTCATGCATCGAGCATTTATGAGCAGGTGCTTTCCTTGCCACTGCATACCCCAGAGCGGGTGTTAGCGGTTTGCTTGGTTGCGCCAGAAAAAATGCAGCGCTTCGCATTTGATTACGATCTGCAATCGCTCTCTACTAATGAAGCGGTGATCCGCCGCGCCTCACCGTTTTGGACTGAAAAAGTGATCAACACCTGCGGCCGTTGTGAGGAGCTGTTTAAGCAAACCTTACTGCAAAGCGTCGACGCCAAAGAGCTGCTCGACGTGCCTAACCTAGACGAGATCATCGAAGAAATTATGATCAGCGGCTGGGCGCTGAATGTTGGCCACGATCAAGTACAGCGGATCCAGCAAACCAAACAAATCACCCAAGGTAATGCATCATTACAAGCGCCCTTGGCCATTAATCACCCCATTATTCGTAGTGCAGTACGGCTATTAAACAGCTACCCTTGGCGGTATCCCATCACTGACGAGTCACTGACTCGGATTGAAGGCGAGCTTGAAAAGCTTGAGCTGCGTTAA
- a CDS encoding efflux RND transporter permease subunit has protein sequence MSSLHENKPSLMDIFINRPVLAVVLCVLIIIAGVNAARDISIQQYPKIESASLVINTVYTGAAADVVKGYVTEPIERVASTVPGVDYVDSVTTSGLSKVTAWLELNHNTTDALAELTTRLNQIKFELPTGAEDPAIQIVRTDSPYAVFYLDVESQGLPRHEVSDYLIRNVVPSMSDIDGVQKVTLEGGRNPAMRVLLDPEKLAIYDLSASDVYRALQANNTIATIGYSENSRQRIDVMANTSLKSVAEFKNLVVKEVAGTQLTLDAVAEVKVGEAEGMVTARLDYHDTVFLAVWALPGANEIEIGDALYAKLDEINTLLPNGMHITIGYDGTLYMRDSIKEIFTTLAETVLLVGIVVVAMMGSFRTAMVPLVTIPISILGAIAVISVVGFSLNLLTILAIVLSVGLVVDDAIVVVENVARHMREGKPRLQAALISSRQLLVPIIAMTLTLAAVYAPIGFLTGLTGFLFREFAFTLAIAVLISGLVAITLSPIMSAYVNPEGGKEGKFTQRVNGYFDRLQAFYSKALDTLFQWRPQVFFIAIVFSLLSAPFYILSQKELAPIEDQSSIQVVVEAPPESSQAYTAEKMNDTARVMNDTEGAQFTWQILTAAAGFGGVELVPFEQREHSVHDLLYDLYGRLGRVTGLSLFPILPASLPTAGQFDVELVLRANDDPETMKKYADEIIKQANASGSFMFVNTDLKLDLPQAELEIDRELVADLGLDLAAVNQQLSIYMSNNFANYFNKDGKAYRVIPIVGDNQRYNPENILNMQIRTDSGELIPVSAFATLRTFTSPRVLGSFNQQSSFRIMAGTLPHITKEQGLSQVEDIAKAVLPQYYSIDYAGESRQLRKEGNTMVGVLLVAMVVVYFLLTIQFNSLRDPLVVLLGCAPLALAGALMLPFLSLTTVNIYSQIGLITLIGLIAKNGILIVEFANHLQLEGKSKFDAVKGAAATRLRPILMTTGATVLGHFPLVLVTGAGAEARNSIGIILVAGMLIGTFFTLIVLPLLYEKLASDHRGELESEQALNEAQFANQL, from the coding sequence ATGAGCTCATTACATGAAAACAAACCCTCATTGATGGATATTTTCATCAACCGCCCGGTGCTTGCGGTGGTGTTGTGTGTCTTGATTATTATTGCCGGAGTGAACGCCGCTCGTGATATTTCAATACAGCAGTATCCAAAAATAGAAAGTGCCTCTTTAGTGATAAATACCGTTTACACCGGTGCTGCCGCCGATGTGGTTAAAGGTTATGTCACAGAACCCATTGAGCGAGTAGCTTCAACGGTACCTGGGGTGGATTATGTTGACTCAGTGACCACCTCGGGCCTCAGTAAAGTGACCGCTTGGTTAGAGCTCAATCACAATACCACTGATGCCCTAGCAGAACTCACCACTCGGTTGAATCAAATTAAGTTTGAACTGCCTACCGGTGCCGAAGATCCTGCGATTCAAATCGTGCGTACCGATAGCCCTTATGCGGTATTTTATCTTGATGTTGAATCACAAGGCCTTCCCCGCCATGAAGTGAGTGATTATTTAATTCGCAACGTGGTGCCTTCCATGTCGGATATCGACGGGGTGCAAAAGGTAACGTTGGAAGGTGGCCGCAACCCGGCCATGCGCGTTTTGCTTGACCCGGAAAAGCTCGCCATTTATGACTTAAGTGCCAGCGATGTCTATCGCGCCTTGCAGGCCAACAACACCATCGCCACCATAGGCTATAGTGAAAATAGCCGCCAACGTATTGATGTGATGGCTAATACTAGCCTGAAGAGCGTTGCCGAGTTTAAAAACTTAGTGGTCAAAGAAGTGGCTGGCACCCAACTGACTCTAGATGCCGTGGCCGAGGTTAAAGTGGGTGAAGCTGAGGGCATGGTGACCGCGCGATTAGATTACCACGATACGGTATTTTTAGCCGTTTGGGCACTGCCAGGTGCTAATGAGATAGAAATTGGCGATGCCTTGTACGCTAAGCTCGATGAAATCAACACCCTGCTTCCCAATGGCATGCACATCACCATTGGTTACGATGGCACCCTTTACATGCGCGACTCCATTAAAGAAATTTTTACTACCCTGGCGGAAACCGTATTATTGGTGGGCATTGTGGTAGTTGCCATGATGGGCTCATTTAGAACCGCCATGGTACCACTGGTGACGATCCCTATCTCCATTCTTGGTGCCATTGCAGTGATTTCGGTAGTGGGCTTTTCGCTCAACCTATTAACTATTCTAGCCATTGTATTGTCGGTGGGACTGGTGGTGGATGATGCCATCGTGGTGGTGGAAAATGTCGCTCGCCACATGCGCGAAGGTAAGCCTCGCCTACAAGCGGCTTTGATAAGTTCAAGGCAGTTATTGGTGCCGATCATTGCCATGACCCTGACCTTGGCGGCGGTGTATGCGCCGATTGGTTTTTTAACCGGGCTTACCGGTTTCTTGTTCCGTGAGTTTGCCTTTACTTTGGCCATTGCTGTGCTGATCTCAGGTTTGGTGGCTATTACGTTGTCGCCCATCATGAGTGCTTATGTAAACCCCGAAGGAGGTAAAGAAGGCAAGTTTACTCAGCGCGTCAATGGCTATTTTGACCGCCTACAAGCCTTTTATTCAAAAGCCTTAGATACACTCTTTCAGTGGCGACCACAGGTGTTTTTCATTGCCATTGTGTTTTCATTGTTATCGGCGCCTTTTTATATTTTATCGCAAAAAGAGCTCGCCCCCATTGAAGATCAAAGCAGCATACAAGTGGTTGTAGAAGCGCCGCCGGAGTCTTCGCAAGCCTACACGGCGGAGAAAATGAATGACACCGCCCGGGTGATGAACGACACCGAAGGGGCGCAGTTTACATGGCAAATACTCACCGCCGCAGCGGGCTTTGGTGGCGTTGAACTGGTGCCATTTGAGCAACGCGAACACTCAGTGCATGACTTACTTTATGACTTATATGGTCGTTTAGGCCGTGTCACCGGGCTTAGCCTATTCCCTATTCTGCCAGCCTCTTTACCCACCGCTGGTCAATTTGATGTTGAGTTAGTATTGCGCGCCAATGACGACCCTGAAACCATGAAAAAGTACGCGGATGAAATTATAAAGCAGGCCAATGCCAGCGGTAGTTTTATGTTTGTAAACACCGACCTGAAGCTCGACCTGCCTCAAGCTGAGCTTGAAATTGACCGTGAATTGGTTGCCGATTTGGGGTTAGATCTGGCAGCAGTGAACCAGCAGCTCAGCATTTATATGTCGAATAACTTTGCTAATTACTTTAACAAAGACGGTAAGGCCTATCGCGTGATCCCCATTGTTGGTGATAATCAGCGTTATAATCCTGAGAATATACTCAACATGCAGATCCGCACCGACAGCGGCGAACTGATCCCAGTTTCTGCTTTTGCCACCTTGCGTACCTTTACCAGCCCCCGAGTCTTGGGTTCGTTTAATCAACAAAGCTCGTTTCGTATTATGGCGGGAACATTGCCGCACATCACCAAAGAGCAAGGTCTATCGCAAGTTGAAGACATTGCTAAAGCGGTTTTACCGCAGTATTACTCAATTGATTATGCTGGTGAGTCGCGACAACTTAGAAAGGAAGGCAATACCATGGTTGGCGTATTACTGGTGGCGATGGTGGTGGTGTACTTTTTACTGACTATTCAATTCAATAGCTTACGCGACCCACTGGTGGTGTTGTTGGGCTGTGCGCCGTTGGCACTGGCTGGGGCGTTAATGTTGCCGTTTTTATCGTTAACCACGGTCAATATCTACAGCCAGATTGGCCTTATCACCCTCATTGGTCTTATTGCCAAAAATGGCATTTTGATTGTGGAGTTTGCCAACCACCTACAACTGGAAGGTAAATCGAAGTTCGACGCAGTAAAAGGCGCAGCCGCCACTCGTCTGAGACCAATTTTAATGACCACCGGCGCTACGGTGCTTGGCCACTTCCCACTGGTACTGGTTACCGGCGCTGGTGCCGAGGCCCGAAATAGCATAGGCATTATTTTGGTGGCTGGGATGCTGATTGGTACTTTCTTTACCTTAATTGTGTTGCCACTGCTGTATGAAAAGCTTGCCAGTGACCACCGTGGTGAGTTAGAAAGTGAGCAAGCGCTCAACGAGGCGCAATTCGCCAACCAGCTGTAG
- the asnC gene encoding transcriptional regulator AsnC, with protein sequence MENYEIDNLDKSILHALKENARTPYAELAKRFSVSAGTIHVRVEKMKQAGIIEGTQVSINAKQLGYDVCCFIGINLKHAGDYPGAIAQLEAFEEVVEAYYTTGNYSIFIKVMARSIDHLQDVLINKVQTIESIQSTETLISLQNPIQRTVMP encoded by the coding sequence ATGGAAAATTACGAAATCGATAATTTAGATAAATCGATACTGCACGCATTAAAAGAAAATGCTCGCACGCCCTACGCCGAATTAGCAAAACGCTTTTCGGTGAGCGCCGGCACCATTCATGTTCGGGTAGAAAAAATGAAGCAAGCAGGCATTATCGAGGGCACTCAGGTAAGTATTAACGCCAAACAGTTAGGCTACGACGTGTGCTGTTTTATTGGCATTAACCTCAAACACGCCGGTGATTATCCTGGTGCCATTGCACAGTTAGAGGCATTTGAAGAGGTGGTGGAGGCCTACTACACCACCGGTAATTACAGTATTTTTATTAAGGTGATGGCCCGCTCTATTGATCACTTGCAAGATGTCTTAATCAACAAGGTGCAAACCATAGAGTCCATTCAATCCACCGAAACCCTGATCTCGCTGCAAAACCCGATTCAGCGTACCGTTATGCCCTAG